The Acidobacteriota bacterium DNA window CATGCGGCCGCCGTCGGGCGCCCAGTTGAAGCCCACGCGCGGCGACCAGTTGTTCATGTCGCGCTTCCGCGTGCCCTTCAGGAAGGGTGCGACGATCGGATTGATGTTCCCGACGCGGCTGATGTTCTTCACGTCGGTATCGAACTCGTAACGAAGGCCGACGTTGAGCGTCAGGTCCGGCCTGACGCGCCAGTCGTCCTGCACGAAGAACGCCACGTGATGGTTGTCGGCATCGGGCAGCTTCAGGCCGCGGTCGGGAAAGGCGCTGCGCAGCGTGACCGCGAACAGCAGATCGCCATCGTCCACGCGACCGTCGCCGTTGGCGTCGTAGCTCGGGAAGTCTTCGACGAGTTCGATACGCCCGTCGAGGAACACGTCGAGGTCGAACAGCGCGTCGACGCGCTGCCATTCGCCGCCCACGCGCAGGCCGTGCGCACCACGCGTCCAGGACAGGGTGTTGGCCAACTGGAAGCGCTTCTGCGTCGTGCCCTGCGGCACGCGGAACGAGGAACCGTCGAGCATGCTCGGGAACGTGTACTGCGGCCCGCGCGCGACGGGCACGATCGTGTTGTCGAACGTGCTGAACGACGTCGTGAGTGCGTTGACGATCGACGGGCTCACGATGCGCGTCCACGTGCCGACGACCGACTGATACGCATTCCTGCTGCGCTGGCGATACGACGCCGAGCCGATCGCGCGATCGAGCGTGCTCGCGCCCGTGTCTTCCGCACGCTCGCCGGCGTAGCGCACGCTGAGCGAGTCCTCGGAGCCGAATCGCACGTCGATGCGGCCGGAGCCCAGGAGATCGTCGAGCGGCGCCGGAGCGAACGACCTCCGGATGGTCCGCGCTGCGACGTCGCGCTCACCCACCAGCACCGCGCCGTTCTGGTTGCGATACTCCGCGGCGACGAACCAGAACGCCCGTCCGGGTGCGAGCGGACCGCCGAGCGCTCCCGCGATCTGCTGGCGGTCGAACGGCAGCGACTCGCCGCTCGATCTGTCGTACGTGGCGGGCAGCGCCTGCCACGCGCTGTCGCGCGCGAAGAACGAGAGTGACCCGCGCAGGCTGTCCGTTCCAGAACGGGTCACCACGTTGATCGATGAGGATGCCGATCGACCGAGCTCCGCGGTGAACCGCTGCGTGGCGATCTGGAACTCCTGCACCGCCTCCTGCGTGACGTTCTGCAGCGGACCACCCACCACGTCGTCGTTGTTGTCGGCGCCGTCGATCGTGATGTTGCCGCCCCGACCGAGCTGACCGGCCGACGAGATGACCACGGTGTTGGACTTGGTGGGATCGAAGTTCGGTGCGGGCGTGTTGCCCGGTACGAGCAGCGCCAGTTCGAGGAAGTTGCGACCGTTGAGCGGCAGGACGTCGATGGCCGCCGACGGGATCACGGCGTCGACGACCGAGCGCGTGGTGTCGACGGCCGCGGCACCGGCGGTGACCGTGAGCGACTCGTCGATGCCCGCCACGCTCATGTCGATGTCGACAACGAGCGTCTGCCCTACTTCGAGGAGGAGTCCGCGCCGTGCGACGTCGGTCAATCCCGGTGCAGACACGGCCACGTCGACAATCGCCGGCGGGAGATTGGCGATGAGGAAGCTCCCGTCGGCCGACGTCGGCACTTCGCGCGTCGCGCCTGTTGCCGGCGCGGTCACGGTCACGCGTGCTCCGGCGATCGGCGCGGACTGCGCATCCTGCACACGACCACGGATCGTCGACGTCACCTGCGCCTGCGCCGTCGTCGACAGCACGCCCAGCATCATCCCCACCATCCACACACACGCGTATCGCATTCGTTTCACCCCTCGAGCGGCCAGTCACCCGCCGCCAGCACGAGACAAACGCATAGCGTGGCGTGTGCGCGCGCGCACGCCCACACTCGGTTCGGACTATCTCGGGCCATGCGTTTGGACTATGACGGACGTCAGCAGGGCCGAACGGGACGGGCGACCTGTCCACCGCAGCCAGGAGGGCGACGGTGGAAGTCCGGCCCTACTCCCGTTCGATGTCGATCGCGGCGCTGCGCGAGACCAGGCGGACGGTGGGGCCGCCTGTCCCGACGTCGGCGGTCAACTGGCCGCGCGCGGAACCGGCGCGATCGATGTCATCGGCGTGAATCGAACCCGATCGACTGCGCGCGTCGATGTGCATCGGTGCCGTCGGCGGTACGCGGACCGTGATGCGGCCCGACTGCGTCTCCACGTGCCACGGGTCCGACGGCGTACCTGCCACGGCCACGGCGCCGCTGCCCGAGCGCACCGTCAGCGATCGGCCGGCACCCGTCACGTCGATGGCGCTCGATCGCGTCTCCACATCGACCGACGCACCGCCGATCAACCCCACATCGACGCTCCCGCTGCCCGACCGCACACGCACGTCGGTACCGGCGTCGACGATGTCGATCGCGCTGCTCGACGTGGTGACCGAGACAGGTCCTCGCGCGCGATCGACGCGCACGGCGCCGGAGCCTGACGTGACGGTGAGCGCTCCCACGTCAGACGCGGTGATGCGGCCCGACCTCGTCGACAGCCTCGTCGCACCATCGACATCGTCAAGCGCGATGGCCCCCGATCGCGTCACTACATCCACGCGCATCGTCTCGGGTACGCGGACGACATAACTGACGGTGACGGCACGTCGCGCCTCCGCACTTGCCGGGGTCGTGAGCGTGACTGTTCGCGCGTCGGCAGTGATCGGCGGCGCAGCCGCCACCTGCTGCGCCAGTGCGACAGCGTTCGCCGGGACACCGAACCCGACCCTGACGGTGACCGTCCCCGCGATCGCGATGGCCCCGTCGGTACCACGCTGCACAGTTACTGCCCCGCGGTCCGTCTGCACCACGAGTATTGCGTCAGGCGCGACGGGCACGGTCCTGTCGAACGGGAACCGCTGGGCGATAGCCTCCTGCGGCGCCGCCACCAACAGCGGCAGAACCAAGAGGAGCGTCCGGCAAGCGATCGAAGGCAGGCAGTTGATCATGAAGGCTCCAGAAATGCCGCGATGCCGCGACGCCGAATGAGTACCACAGCGACATGGCATCACCGTCAAGGCCGATAGACCTCTCGACGGTGGCGAATCCGGATGACCAGGACGACTACCGTGGTGTCCTCGATGGTGTAGAGGATGCGCCAGTCGCCCTCGCGAACACGCCAGGTATCGGGTTCGGTTCGAGCGCCCTTCAGCGTCACGCAGCCCGGCGGTCGAGGGTCGCCGGCGAGCGCTCGAAGGGCCTCGGCCATGCGCGTCTGGACCGGCGGATCCAGTCTGTCGAAGTCACGCGCAGCGGGCTTGCTGATGTCGACCCGGTACCGCCGCCTGGCAGAAGACGGGGCTCGCTCAGAGCCCACGTTCCGCCAGGAACTCCGCCAGCGGCTTGGTCCCGCCCTTCGTCTTGATCGCCTTCAGCGCACGACGCGCGGCGCGGACGTCACTGGCGTCTTCGAGCTGCTGCAAGAGCGCAAGCGTCTCGACCGGCACGAGCGCGGCAGCCGGCGTGCCGTTGGCAGTCAGGACGATGGACTCTCCGCGATAGCGAACGCGATCCACGACGGCCCCAAGGACCTTGCGCGCGTCGGCCAATGCAACAGTCGTCATAGTTTACACATTGTACACTTTGACCTACGCAATGACAACTGGACGATGAAGACTCCGCGAGGCATTCCCGGCATCGCGACATCTCTCCGCATCCATCATTCGTCATTCATCATTGGTCATTGCTCGACGCCCCTGTGTCGCCCCAGGTACTGCACGATCTGCTCGCGCTGTTCGGGGGTGCCGGCCATGCCGCGGCTCACCATGGTGGCCACGGTTTCGCGCCAGCCGTCGACGGGCTGCCTGACGCGTGTGACGACGGTCGGCAGGTGGCAGCCCGAGCAGAGTTGCTGCACGAGTGCGCGCGCGGGTTCGTCGGGCAGGCCGACACGGTCGAACTCCGCTCGCAGCGCTTCGACGGTATTGAGGCCGGACGGATCCTGGGGAGGCGGGATCGGCTCCATCGACGGCATGGGTGCCTTCGCGTCGACGGCAAACGTGTACAGGCGCCCCGGTGCCTGCGCACCGCTGCGGCCCGTGGCCACCGCGACGTACTGCACGCCGCCGAGCGTGTACGTGATCGGATTGGCGAAACCGGGGGCGAGCGCGACGGACCACAGCGCACGTCCCGTGTCGGCCGCATACGCGCTGAACGTTCCGTCGTTCGATCCGTGGAACAGCAGGTTGCCCGCTGTCGCCAGCGTGCCACCAGTGATGCCAGGTCGATCGAAGGTGAGGCGCCACCGCTCCTTCTGCGTGACGGGATCCCAGGCCACCAGGAACGCCCCCTGCTGCTGGCCACCACCCGCACCGACGATCTGCGGGCCACGCGGGGCAGTCGGCCGTGGCGGGGCCATGGGCTGCGGCGCCGGAGCTGCCGCCCCACCCGGATGGGTCGCCGCGTCGGCAGGCGCCGGCCTGTTGCGCGGCCGACCCGTGTTCATGCGGCCCACCTGGTGCTGGAAGTCCGGATCCCACGCGTACGTGCCCGTGGTGTGCTGTCCCGGGATGTACGCCAGGCCAGCGCCGGGATGGAACGCCATCGCGTGCCAGCTGTGCGCGCCGTCCGAGCCAGGCGACAACCGCTGCCCCGTCGTCCCGTAAGCTGCTTCTGACGTCTCGATGGGACGTCCAGTCACGGGATCGACGCCGGTGGCCCACGTGACGGAGGTGAAGGGCTGCGCCGAGATGAACGCGCCCGTCGCGCGATCGATCACGTAGAAGAAGCCGTTCTTCGGCGCCTGCATCAGCACCTTGCGCGCGCGTCCGTCGAGGCGCAGGTCGGCCAGCACGATCGGCTGCGTGCTCGCGTAGTCCCAGTTGTCGGCCGGCGTCGTCTGGTAGTGCCACACGTACTCGCCCGTGTCAGGGCGCAACGCGAGGATCGAACAGAGATAGAGGTTGTCGCCGCCGCCGGGGCTGCGCAGTTCGCGCGACCACGGCGAGCCGTTGCCCGTGCCGACGTAGAGCAGATCGAGCTCGGGGTCGTACGCCATGCCGTCCCACGGCGTGCCGCCACCGCCGTACGTCCACCACGCGCCGCTCCACGTCTCGGCAGCTCGCGCCATCGCGGCATTCTCGAAGCCGAGACTGGGATCGCCGGGAACGGTCCAGAAGCGCCACACCTGCTGGCCCGTCTGCGCGTCGTACGCCGCGACGAACCCGCGCACGCCGAACTCCGCTCCGCTGATGCCGGTGATCACCTTCCCCTTGATGACGCGCGGGGCGCTCGTGATGCTGTAGTCGTCGGCCCTGCTGGCCACCTGCGTGCTCCACACCGTACGGCCCGTTCGCGCGTCGATCGCGACGAGGCGGCTGTCGAGCGTGCCGACGTAGACCTTGCCGTCGTGGTACGCCACGCCGCGATTCACCGGGCCGCAACAGAGGCTCGGTCCGAGTCTGGTGCGCAACCCGCGCGGGTCCGTCGTGAACGTCGGATGGGGGATCTGCGGATCCCAGCGCCACTTCACCTTGCCCGTACGCGCATCGATCGCGACAACCACGCTCCACGGTCCCGTCGTGTAGATCGTGCCCTCGACGATGAGCGGCGTGCCCTGAAGCTGGCCGGGAAAGGCATCGAACTCGGCCGACCAGGCCAGGCCGAGCCGCGCCACGTTCGCCGTAGTGATCTGCGCCAGCGGACTGTAGTGCGTCTCGGCAGCGTCGAGGCCGTACATCGGCCACGCCGCATCCGTTGCGCTCGCGGGGCCGCGGGCAGCCGCCTGATCGCGATCGGCGGTGCCGACACGCAGGGCTGTCGCGCCGGCGATCACGCCGGCAAGCAGTACCATCACACCGATGCGCCGCGAGCGGCCGCGTACGCCGCGGCTCACCGGGCCTCGCCCGTCGATGCGGCAGCAGGGGCCGATGCGGAGGCCATGCGCAAACCACGAGCGGCGAACTGCTTCTCGATCGACGTCCGCATCGCCGGCAGGTGGCGCAGCGCGTTGCCGTAATAGATCTTCCGCAGCACGGCGTCAGGCAGTCCGAGTCCGGAGACGTGCCAGCGCCCATGCCCGGGCGATCCGCTCGGTGTGCGCACTTGCGCGGGATGCGGGAAGTACTCGTCGAGTGTCTCGAGTATCCGCCAGTGTGGCCGCCAGAACTCGTCGGCCCCGCGAGACTGGCTGCCATCGGTACCGAACAGCACGCGGTCCTGGTACTTGATCAGGAACTCGCGCCAGAAGCGCGGCGCGCGGCCGAGATCCTGGAACGTCGCGGAGAGCTCGATGTCGGCGTTGGGATACGTGTCGAGGAACGTCGCGAGCTTCTCGGGGTCGTAGTACAGCATCGCCATGTGCGCGTTCACGAAGCGCGTCTTCGGGTGCTTGCGATGCATGTGTTCGCGCGCCTGCTCGATCACGAGATGCGACGGCCCGCCGTCCTGGAGGTTGCCCGACGAGTCGCCGCCGCGCCACAGACCGGCTTCGTACCGTTCGTTCTTCGGGGAGATAGGATAGAAGCGGCCGATCGAGTCGCTCGTGTGGATCATCACCGGCCTGTCGTACTTCGCGGCCATCGCCCAGATCGGGTCAAGCCGTGGATCGTCGGCCTGGATGTACGAGCCGTCGGGGTTCTTCGCGCCCTGACCGAGCTGCTTGAAGACCTTCATGCCTTGCGCGCCAGTCTTGAACGCGCGCTCCATCTCCGCGGCGAACCGCCCGGACCAGCCGGGGGCGTTGATGCCATCGAGATTGAGCGTGATGAAGTTCGCCACGCGATCGCGATACGGCTGTCCGGCGGCGAGCACCTCGTCGAGTTGCGTGCCCGTGCCGCCGTTCAGGTTCACGATGACGCCCAGCCCGATGTCGTCCATGAGCGCCACGACCTCGTCGTAAGCGGCCTTCGACGTGAGGCCGCGCGCGTGCACGTGGAAGTCGACGGCGGGATACTTCGCGCGCCACACGTTGGTGCGCGGCAGGCGCAGCAGCGTGTAGGGCATCGGCGGCGGCTCTTCGGCGCTGGGCGTCCAGCCCGCCGGCGGCGCCACCTGCTCCATCGTCGGCAGCGGCGGCGTCCACAGATCGCCTTCCTTCACGTCCGCAGGCGCGCGAGGTTCGACAACGATCCGTGGCGCGACGCTCGTCGGCGCCTGCGCGTGCAGTGACGTGGACGTGCTGCGCATGGTCGCGAGCGCGCAGCAGACACCGACAACTGCCGCGCACGGCAGCCAGGGACGCGTGGACTGGATCACGAGCAGCTCCCGGGGAGGCGGTACACCCGCGCGCATTCTGGCACAACGCGGAATGACGAATACCAATCCGAGCCGGCAACCGGCAATGGGCAACCGGCAACCGGATCGTTGGGCTCAATCATCCCGCCATTCGGCGTTCGACATTCCCATCATTCCCGACATTGCTGCCAGCCACGCCGTCGCGCCGGTTGCCGATTGCCCGTTGCCGGCCCTTCCTTACCCCGCGCTCATGATGTAGGACTGCAGCGTACTGATCGTCGACTGCTGGACGTCGACGACGGCGCGGACGATGTCGCCGATCGAGATGATGCCGACCAGACGCCCGTTGTCGACGACGGGGAGGTGCCTGATGCGCTTGTCGGTCATCAGCGCCATGCAGTCGTCGCAGGTCTTGTCGGAGTCGACGGTGACGAGGTGGCTCGTCATCACCTCACGCACGGCCGTGTCGCTCGACGACTTGCCGTGCAGCACCATCTTCCGCGCGTAGTCACGTTCGGAGAGAATGCCCACGAGATCGACGCCGGACGTGACGAGGACCGCGCCGATGTCCCGCTCGGCCATCAGGCGAAGCGCGTCGAGTACGGTGTCGTCGGGACTCACCGTGTGTACGGCGGTCCTGCCGGCAAGGATGTGGCGAACGAGGATGGTCATGGCCCCTCCTGCGCAGACGGTGTAGTGTGCAGGCGACCTTACGCCCGTGTGCGCCTCGGGTCAAGCGCAGGGGCAGAATGGTCGGACGCAAGAGCAAGGGACGGTCGGGTCCGGAGGGCCGTGGGAACGGTCGGGCTCGGAGAGCCGACCCTGCCAGGCAACCGATCTGGTTCGGAACTGAAGGCCGAAGGCCGATAGCCGATGGCCGTATCGATAACAGAACAAGAGGTGACCTGATGACTCGCACGCTCGTGATGACCGGTGCCGCGGCGCTGGTGCTCGGACTCGGAACCGGTGCGCTCGTGGCCCGGCAGGCTGCTCAACGCTACGTGGTCGGCAACCCCGTGGGCCTTCCCGTCGAACCGGCAGCCGACGGACGCTTCGCGCCGGCATCCGTCAACGTGAAGGTTTACGGTGCCGTCTACTCGGCCGAGAGTTGCTCCTACGACCCGGTCAGGAAGCTCATCGTCGTGCCCAACCGCGGCGTGCCGCAGCACATCCAGGCGAACAACGCGTGGATCTCGCTGCTCAACCATGACGGTTCGGTCCACACGCCACGCTGGATCGGCGTGCAGAACCCCGGCCCCGCGCGCGACGGCAGCACGCCCCCGCTCGTGCTGAACGAGCCGTTCGGGAGCGACATCGTGAACGGCACGTTGTACGTGGCCGATCGCGACGGGAGTACGGGTCCCGACGTCAAGGGCGTGGCCGTGATCAGACGCTTCGACATGGCGACGGGGATGCCGAAGGGCGAGACGCCGGTGCCCGCCGTCGAGTGGTTCAACGACATCGAAGTGGCCGGCGACGGCACCGTGTACGCCACGGTCACGGGCGGCGGACAGGAGACCGACGCGGCGACGTGGCAGGTGTGGCGCATCAGGCCAGACGGGACGTCCAGCGCCATCATCACCGGCGCGCCGCTGAAGCGCCCCA harbors:
- a CDS encoding CBS domain-containing protein, with amino-acid sequence MTILVRHILAGRTAVHTVSPDDTVLDALRLMAERDIGAVLVTSGVDLVGILSERDYARKMVLHGKSSSDTAVREVMTSHLVTVDSDKTCDDCMALMTDKRIRHLPVVDNGRLVGIISIGDIVRAVVDVQQSTISTLQSYIMSAG
- a CDS encoding type II toxin-antitoxin system Phd/YefM family antitoxin — its product is MTTVALADARKVLGAVVDRVRYRGESIVLTANGTPAAALVPVETLALLQQLEDASDVRAARRALKAIKTKGGTKPLAEFLAERGL
- a CDS encoding SMP-30/gluconolactonase/LRE family protein, which gives rise to MTRTLVMTGAAALVLGLGTGALVARQAAQRYVVGNPVGLPVEPAADGRFAPASVNVKVYGAVYSAESCSYDPVRKLIVVPNRGVPQHIQANNAWISLLNHDGSVHTPRWIGVQNPGPARDGSTPPLVLNEPFGSDIVNGTLYVADRDGSTGPDVKGVAVIRRFDMATGMPKGETPVPAVEWFNDIEVAGDGTVYATVTGGGQETDAATWQVWRIRPDGTSSAIITGAPLKRPNGIAIDGDGNLVVVNMLTPDVQTFTPDGRLLETEQAAQPGNDGIVIMKDGTKYVSSVTQGGVSRIRPGQAATLIAENIPSAASMCYDEGANQLVIPMNANNALAFVKLD
- a CDS encoding amidohydrolase family protein translates to MRSTSTSLHAQAPTSVAPRIVVEPRAPADVKEGDLWTPPLPTMEQVAPPAGWTPSAEEPPPMPYTLLRLPRTNVWRAKYPAVDFHVHARGLTSKAAYDEVVALMDDIGLGVIVNLNGGTGTQLDEVLAAGQPYRDRVANFITLNLDGINAPGWSGRFAAEMERAFKTGAQGMKVFKQLGQGAKNPDGSYIQADDPRLDPIWAMAAKYDRPVMIHTSDSIGRFYPISPKNERYEAGLWRGGDSSGNLQDGGPSHLVIEQAREHMHRKHPKTRFVNAHMAMLYYDPEKLATFLDTYPNADIELSATFQDLGRAPRFWREFLIKYQDRVLFGTDGSQSRGADEFWRPHWRILETLDEYFPHPAQVRTPSGSPGHGRWHVSGLGLPDAVLRKIYYGNALRHLPAMRTSIEKQFAARGLRMASASAPAAASTGEAR
- a CDS encoding DUF4097 family beta strand repeat protein, which produces MVLPLLVAAPQEAIAQRFPFDRTVPVAPDAILVVQTDRGAVTVQRGTDGAIAIAGTVTVRVGFGVPANAVALAQQVAAAPPITADARTVTLTTPASAEARRAVTVSYVVRVPETMRVDVVTRSGAIALDDVDGATRLSTRSGRITASDVGALTVTSGSGAVRVDRARGPVSVTTSSSAIDIVDAGTDVRVRSGSGSVDVGLIGGASVDVETRSSAIDVTGAGRSLTVRSGSGAVAVAGTPSDPWHVETQSGRITVRVPPTAPMHIDARSRSGSIHADDIDRAGSARGQLTADVGTGGPTVRLVSRSAAIDIERE
- a CDS encoding TonB-dependent receptor — protein: MRYACVWMVGMMLGVLSTTAQAQVTSTIRGRVQDAQSAPIAGARVTVTAPATGATREVPTSADGSFLIANLPPAIVDVAVSAPGLTDVARRGLLLEVGQTLVVDIDMSVAGIDESLTVTAGAAAVDTTRSVVDAVIPSAAIDVLPLNGRNFLELALLVPGNTPAPNFDPTKSNTVVISSAGQLGRGGNITIDGADNNDDVVGGPLQNVTQEAVQEFQIATQRFTAELGRSASSSINVVTRSGTDSLRGSLSFFARDSAWQALPATYDRSSGESLPFDRQQIAGALGGPLAPGRAFWFVAAEYRNQNGAVLVGERDVAARTIRRSFAPAPLDDLLGSGRIDVRFGSEDSLSVRYAGERAEDTGASTLDRAIGSASYRQRSRNAYQSVVGTWTRIVSPSIVNALTTSFSTFDNTIVPVARGPQYTFPSMLDGSSFRVPQGTTQKRFQLANTLSWTRGAHGLRVGGEWQRVDALFDLDVFLDGRIELVEDFPSYDANGDGRVDDGDLLFAVTLRSAFPDRGLKLPDADNHHVAFFVQDDWRVRPDLTLNVGLRYEFDTDVKNISRVGNINPIVAPFLKGTRKRDMNNWSPRVGFNWAPDGGRMSVHGGYGIYYDRITLQIQSLERGLDGRALPIEVRAGNVFFLDPMTGRFPPFAPSTANPFTGFILPGAGASGINIIDNAMQNPSVQQFNLGFQRELPWNTVLRVDGIHAAGSHFIIGRDIGEVFNPVVGGPDRVVNLESSVGTRYDALLVSAERRSARLGFRASYTFAKAFNYANDDQIPFANGPLDPNDLRREYGPTPNDQRHRFALAAWMEAPAGVRVAPIMTLASGVPMDILMPDGQSRVPAFQRNAGGRLFKTGADLNAALATLNAAGGVDGQLLPYVRDDARFSDGFASVDLRVSRPFAIGGGRVRVEPIVEVFNVFNVTNVLGSSVKNYSGYANVLVRDSGDPTSAGYMRSSGFGEAISTAGGVFGSGGPRAFQFAVRATF
- a CDS encoding type II toxin-antitoxin system RelE/ParE family toxin, which encodes MGSERAPSSARRRYRVDISKPAARDFDRLDPPVQTRMAEALRALAGDPRPPGCVTLKGARTEPDTWRVREGDWRILYTIEDTTVVVLVIRIRHRREVYRP
- a CDS encoding PQQ-dependent dehydrogenase, methanol/ethanol family — protein: MVLLAGVIAGATALRVGTADRDQAAARGPASATDAAWPMYGLDAAETHYSPLAQITTANVARLGLAWSAEFDAFPGQLQGTPLIVEGTIYTTGPWSVVVAIDARTGKVKWRWDPQIPHPTFTTDPRGLRTRLGPSLCCGPVNRGVAYHDGKVYVGTLDSRLVAIDARTGRTVWSTQVASRADDYSITSAPRVIKGKVITGISGAEFGVRGFVAAYDAQTGQQVWRFWTVPGDPSLGFENAAMARAAETWSGAWWTYGGGGTPWDGMAYDPELDLLYVGTGNGSPWSRELRSPGGGDNLYLCSILALRPDTGEYVWHYQTTPADNWDYASTQPIVLADLRLDGRARKVLMQAPKNGFFYVIDRATGAFISAQPFTSVTWATGVDPVTGRPIETSEAAYGTTGQRLSPGSDGAHSWHAMAFHPGAGLAYIPGQHTTGTYAWDPDFQHQVGRMNTGRPRNRPAPADAATHPGGAAAPAPQPMAPPRPTAPRGPQIVGAGGGQQQGAFLVAWDPVTQKERWRLTFDRPGITGGTLATAGNLLFHGSNDGTFSAYAADTGRALWSVALAPGFANPITYTLGGVQYVAVATGRSGAQAPGRLYTFAVDAKAPMPSMEPIPPPQDPSGLNTVEALRAEFDRVGLPDEPARALVQQLCSGCHLPTVVTRVRQPVDGWRETVATMVSRGMAGTPEQREQIVQYLGRHRGVEQ